A window of Juglans regia cultivar Chandler chromosome 7, Walnut 2.0, whole genome shotgun sequence contains these coding sequences:
- the LOC109004895 gene encoding uncharacterized protein LOC109004895 translates to MEPNVPPVIAKRIWSIVRVAFFMLRKGISKRKLMLDLNMMMKRGKIAGKAITNLMFNHNHHHNAASSAPREYEFSCSNTPNYTFHLSNKRRHHSHNNHHHSHFFSCAHAPATLDDDLATMNAVKAVLMEMLNNEAAVEASPALPGFGRSPMVRQLRITDSPFPLREADEDSHVDKAAEEFIERFYKQLRQQK, encoded by the coding sequence ATGGAACCAAACGTGCCACCAGTGATAGCGAAGAGAATATGGAGCATAGTACGTGTAGCTTTCTTCATGTTGCGAAAAGGCATATCCAAGAGAAAGCTAATGCTCGACCTCAACATGATGATGAAGCGTGGCAAGATCGCCGGAAAAGCTATCACCAACCTCATGTTCAACCACAACCACCACCACAACGCCGCGTCCTCGGCCCCGCGCGAGTACGAGTTCAGCTGCAGCAACACCCCCAACTACACCTTCCACCTCAGCAATAAGCGCCGCCACCACAGCCACAACAACCATCACCACAGCCACTTCTTCTCTTGCGCCCACGCGCCGGCGACCCTAGACGATGACTTAGCCACTATGAATGCTGTTAAGGCGGTGCTGATGGAGATGTTGAACAACGAAGCGGCGGTGGAGGCATCGCCGGCACTCCCTGGCTTCGGACGGAGCCCCATGGTGAGGCAGCTGAGGATAACGGACTCGCCGTTCCCGTTGAGGGAAGCCGACGAGGACTCCCACGTAGACAAGGCTGCCGAGGAGTTCATAGAGAGGTTTTACAAGCAGTTGAGGCAGCAGAAGTGA